In Nostoc piscinale CENA21, the genomic stretch AAAATATTTACGCCCAAAACTATTAGTAATAACCACAACTCAGGCGGTAAAATCCTTACAGGTTCACCACCTTTAATAATCCGCTCAATTGCGCCTTGGAGAATTTCAAAGCAAGCTATCCCTAAAAATGCTGCAATTCCTAAAGCTCCCACCGCTTCAAATTTTTGGTGTCCATAAGGGTGTTCACGGTCAGGATGTGGCGAAGAAAATTTACTAGCAAATAATCCTAAAACATTATTGGCACTGTCTGTCACACTATGTAAAGCATCAGCTAACAAGCTTAACGAACCAGTCCAATAGCCCACAACAGCCTTTAACCCCATCACCAATAAATTTAGCAGTAGGGTAATTATTAAAACCTTTCTAACAGTCCCCCGATTATCGTAAGTCATAGATATTTTTTAACAACAAGTTCTATGACTTATAAGTGTAAAACTCAAAATGTTAATTAGGTATAATGACTTTTTGCTTATTTAGAATAATTGTCCATATAGACTCAAATATTTTGTCGATTTTGTTGCGACTAATTTTAATTAATGTCAGCTATAAGCTTAGTATTGTCAATGCTTCAAGTTTTATAATTCGTGATTTATTATCATTAATTTCTGAAAAAATTTCATTAATTTTATTTTTAAATGAGTACTCCAGTCAGTTCACACCAACGAATCAAAACTAAGTCTGTATACAAAGACTTATCTAAACCATAGCTACCCAAAGCAAAACCATCATTCCACTCAATCAGCGCCGTAACACCATCTGACAAAACACCAAAATCAATTCCATAAGCAGCAGTTCCTTCACCAAAAACGTTTAACAACTGCACTGCTTCTGTAATCACACTTAAATCAATTGATACAGAAGGATTTCCCCAGTAATGTTTAATTCCCACAATCTCACCACGAATTACAAAAACCCGATACTCTGACAACCACTCAACAACCTCAGAACAATACACAGGTGTACGGTGAGATGTTCCTTGTAAATACATTAAATCGCTGGGTGAGGCAAATACATGACCTGTAAATTGCTTTTTGCGATTTTGAGGTTTAGCAAATATGGGTGCATGATCATCATAAATTTGCTGAATAATCTGCCCAACTGTGCTTTGCCAAATTTGCCGATATAGAAATGCTTGCAAACACTGGGGACAGTCGCACAGATTTGGCAAATCTATACCTAACTGTCGTAATGCGCCTAAGACTACTGGGATATAACCAGCAACTAATGTATCAACAGCCAATGGTAGCTGTCGTCTGTGTAAACGTTTTTCGGTAAAAGTCTCGACCAGAATTCCTCGGTGATCTAACTCTGCCAATAAATCAGCCATTTCCGGTTCCATTCGTCCATTACCGTTTTCTTGGATAAATGCTTTCTGAATCATCTTGACCTTTGGTAGAGATGCCCCAGTCTAGACGAACTCTTCCGGTAACATTAGGTAAGTATCAAACAAATTTAATTAAGCTTATGTCTTCAACTCCTTTGACATTAAACTTAGTTGAAGGTTCTGTATCCTTCAGTTTTTCAACCCAAGCCGCACGAGAATTAAAAGCGGCGATTGATCAATTAATGGAACGCCTGAAAGCTATTGCGGCTAAACCTGCGGCTGGTGGTAAAGTCACCCCCCAACCGCCTTTGGAATATCGTTACACTGGCGAAGTATTTTTAGAAATTTTCTGTAATCCTAATATCTGGCCGACTCCCTTCGCCGCTAAAGTTTTGTTGACAGTGCGAGATGTCGCCATTCGCTTAACTACGGAAGCTGAACTCACTCGGCTCATTGAAGACATTAACCAATATCTAGAACAAGTTGGATAAACGGGTAGTGAGTTGAAAGTGCTGAGTCACCGAAGTTTGCTCAACGCGGGGAACCCGCGCACGCAACTTCTCGCTGAGTGCTGAGTAAAAATCTTAGTACCTAGTACAGGTTGGCGTAAATAAACAGACCATAAGGAATTGCTAAAAGGCTTGTGGTATCAATATTGTTTCTTTTTCCTTTTGACTTTTTACTTTTGCCTTGTTGTACTAGTCAAGAGTCAAGAGTCTCTCTTTCATGTTTGGTTTTGGGTTTTTCCCGTGATATCATGTCCGGTAATTACTTGTCATTACGAACGTAGCGATAGCGCAGTGAAGTAATCGCAGAGTCCTGGCGATTGCTTCGTTCCACTTAGTTGCACTCGCGGCGGAAATATCGTAAATGATTAAGCGGACTTGATATGATTGACTGGCAGAATGAGTGCATAAACTCAAATCAAGTATTTTTGCGGGAGTCATCAACTAGCTAAATAGCCTCTGATTTTATCTTTATGTCGGCGTAGAGTGCTTAAAGCTTGCAGTTCTATTTGTCGTACTCGTTCTCGACTAATACCCATCTGTTCGCCAATCTGAGATAAAGATAGGATATTTCCGCCTGTCAAGCCAAATCTTAAGGTTAATATTTCTCGTTGCTGAGGAGTTAATTTTAACAGTAAATCTTGAATATTTTGTTTGAGAAAACTTTGGTCGGCGTAGGATTCAGGAGATATGCTTTCATCTTCTAGCATATTAGATAATTCTGTATCTCTTTCGGGGCCGACCCGTAATTCTAAAGACAGGGGTTGGCGTGCTAACAGCAGATAATCTCGAACTTGTTGCGGTTCTAAAGATAATGCTTGGGCGATGTCAACGGTGGTAGGAGTACGACCTAATTTTTGTGCTAATTCCCGTTGAGTGCGTTTAATTTTATTGAGTTTTTCTGTAATATGAATTGGTAGGCGAATAGTGCGTGCTTGTTCTGCGATCGCTCTTGTGATTGCCTGACGAATCCACCAATAAGCATAAGTAGAAAATTTGTATCCCCTTTGAGGTTCAAACTTCTCAACACCTCTTTCTAAACCTAAGCTTCCTTCTTGAATTAAATCCAGAAAATCTAAATTGCGTTTTTGATATTTCTTGGCGATCGAAACAACCAGCCGCAGATTAGCCTTAATCATTTTTTCTTTGGCTTGATATCCTTGCTTTTCTTGTTGCAATAGTTCTGCTTCACTCAGATGGACATATTCCGCCCATTCTGACTGTGTTGGTTGGCGTTGTAAATGCACAGTTAATTTTTCCTTGGCAGCCAATAAATTCATCATTTGTTGAACTTGCTTGCCAAATTTGATTTCTTGTTCATGACTTAATAAAGGTATACGTCCAATTTCATGCAGATAACTACGCACCAAATCAGCCTGAGACAATGATTTTTTGTTTGTATTGCTTACTTCAATGGATTTATCAGAAAGGTATTTCATTTTTCTATCATCCCTATAAGAATTTCTGGGTTTATCAGAAAATGATTAGCGTTCTAAATATCAAAGGTTAAGTATTCGCTAAAATTTATCCAGCGATAACTAGATACACTTTTTTATTTGAGAATTAACTTTTCTTAAGGTAAGAGCTTTATGTGACAGAGACTTGTCAAAGATTTGAAAAAATTATGTCTATGGAAAAATGATATCAGTTTTATTTGAGATATGAACAAAAGAGATAAGAAACATAAAAGAGACAAGGTAAAAGATGTTTGTAAATCATTTAGGATTGCTACATAACTAAAAAATAATCAAGATAAATGAAGTCTAAAAATTTCAAAAAAGTATTTAAAATTGCTATATGCTTTCAGTAATTAAACTGAATTAAGTATAAATTGGTAAACAAAAGTGAATCTCCCTTTAATGACTCGTGCGGCAGCACATAAAGAAAAACCAGCGATTATTGCAGATACAGGAGTATTTACATATCAAGATTTGCTACAAGCTTCCGTTAAAATAGCAGCAAATTTGTTACAAAATGCAGCAGATTTACAAGAACAACGAGTTGCTTTTTTGATTCCGTCTGGGTTTGAGTATGTAGCGACACAGTGGGGAATTTGGCGGGCTGGTGGGATAGCTGTACCTCTGTGTATTTCCCACCCAAGACCAGAATTAGAATATGTAATTAGCAATTCAGCAGCATCGGTGATTATTGCCCATCCGCAGTATGAGGAGATATTACATCCAATTGCAACTGCACACAATCTCAGATTTATCCTAACTTCCGAAGCACTACCAAATCATATTGTTAATCTACCAGAAATAGAAATTACTCGACGTGCTTTAATTCTCTACACCAGTGGGACAACAGGCAAACCAAAGGGTGTGGTGACAACTCATCACAATATTCAAGCGCAAGTTACCAGTTTAATTACAGCTTGGGAATGGACATCAAGCGATCGCATCTTACACGTACTCCCATTACATCATATTCATGGCATTATTAACGTCCTCACCTGCGCTTTGTGGGCTGGCGCGGAATGTCTTATGTTAAATAAATTCGATGCGGAAGTTGTGTGGAATCGCATTTGCGGTGGTGACTTAACTTTATTTATGGCAGTCCCCACAATTTATGTAAAATTAATTGCAGTTTGGGAAAGCGCCACTGTTGAACGCCAACAAATTATGACCGCAGGTTGTAAAAAAAATGCGCCTGATGGTTTCTGGTTCCGCCGCTTTACCAGTACAGGTTTTAGAAAAATGGCAAAATATAAGCGGTCATTTTCTGCTAGAACGTTATGGAATGACTGAAATCGGGATGGCGTTGTCAAATCCTTTACATGGTCAACGTCATTCAGGTTATGTTGGTCAGCCTTTACCGCAAGTAGAAGTTAGATTAGTCGATGAAAGCGGAAAATTAGTACTACCAGGAACACCAGGAGAAATTCAAGTCAAAAGCCCAGGCGTGTTTTTAGAATATTGGCAAAATCCCCAAGCAACCGCTAAAACCTTTCAAGATGGCTGGTTTTGTACAGGAGATTTAGCTGTAGTTGAGGATGGAAATTACCGCATTCTTGGCAGAATGAGTGTAGATATCATCAAAACTGGTGGTTATAAAGTATCTGCCTTAGAAATTGAAGAAGTGTTAAGAAATCATCCAGATATCCACGAATGTGCAGTGGTTGGAGTTGCTGATGTTGAGTGGGGGGAGAGAGTTTGTGCGGCG encodes the following:
- a CDS encoding ATP-grasp domain-containing protein, encoding MIQKAFIQENGNGRMEPEMADLLAELDHRGILVETFTEKRLHRRQLPLAVDTLVAGYIPVVLGALRQLGIDLPNLCDCPQCLQAFLYRQIWQSTVGQIIQQIYDDHAPIFAKPQNRKKQFTGHVFASPSDLMYLQGTSHRTPVYCSEVVEWLSEYRVFVIRGEIVGIKHYWGNPSVSIDLSVITEAVQLLNVFGEGTAAYGIDFGVLSDGVTALIEWNDGFALGSYGLDKSLYTDLVLIRWCELTGVLI
- a CDS encoding RNA polymerase sigma factor, RpoD/SigA family gives rise to the protein MKYLSDKSIEVSNTNKKSLSQADLVRSYLHEIGRIPLLSHEQEIKFGKQVQQMMNLLAAKEKLTVHLQRQPTQSEWAEYVHLSEAELLQQEKQGYQAKEKMIKANLRLVVSIAKKYQKRNLDFLDLIQEGSLGLERGVEKFEPQRGYKFSTYAYWWIRQAITRAIAEQARTIRLPIHITEKLNKIKRTQRELAQKLGRTPTTVDIAQALSLEPQQVRDYLLLARQPLSLELRVGPERDTELSNMLEDESISPESYADQSFLKQNIQDLLLKLTPQQREILTLRFGLTGGNILSLSQIGEQMGISRERVRQIELQALSTLRRHKDKIRGYLAS
- a CDS encoding AMP-binding protein; the encoded protein is MNLPLMTRAAAHKEKPAIIADTGVFTYQDLLQASVKIAANLLQNAADLQEQRVAFLIPSGFEYVATQWGIWRAGGIAVPLCISHPRPELEYVISNSAASVIIAHPQYEEILHPIATAHNLRFILTSEALPNHIVNLPEIEITRRALILYTSGTTGKPKGVVTTHHNIQAQVTSLITAWEWTSSDRILHVLPLHHIHGIINVLTCALWAGAECLMLNKFDAEVVWNRICGGDLTLFMAVPTIYVKLIAVWESATVERQQIMTAGCKKNAPDGFWFRRFTSTGFRKMAKYKRSFSARTLWND
- a CDS encoding AMP-binding protein, which codes for MRLMVSGSAALPVQVLEKWQNISGHFLLERYGMTEIGMALSNPLHGQRHSGYVGQPLPQVEVRLVDESGKLVLPGTPGEIQVKSPGVFLEYWQNPQATAKTFQDGWFCTGDLAVVEDGNYRILGRMSVDIIKTGGYKVSALEIEEVLRNHPDIHECAVVGVADVEWGERVCAALVLHPQRQLTLESFRSWAKEQLAVYKVPTKILTVAELPRNAMGKVTKPAVVELFRTD